The DNA segment TCGGGCTCCATGCGGAACAGGTCCGCCTCGCCGAGGACCTGTTTCCGCGCGTCCCAGTTCTCCATGTCGTCGAGCAGGTCGAGCACGCGCCAGCCGAGGGTGGGCCGCGATAGGTCGGCCTGCATCGCCTTCCAGGCGGCGCCGAGGAAATGCTCGGAGCGGAAGAAGTCGCGGTCCTTGTACTTGTCGGGGAAGCCGATGGCCCCCTTGATCCGGGGATGGGCCGTCCACATCAGGCCGTCTTCCAACTCCATCAACCGGAGGACGTCGTCCGCGCTGCCGACTCGGTAGACCTTGCCGTAGCCCTCGACCTCCTCCACGAACGGCTGGCCGTCCTGACGGTTCAGCACCCAGTAGACCGGCTTCGGGAAGAAGCTCAGCCAATGTCCGCCCAGGTGGACGTTCGGCTCCTCGCCCGGCAGAACGAGCAACCCCTTCTCGGAGAGGCGGGCGCATTCCTCGTGCAGGAGCTTCAACTGCGGGAGCCGTTCGGCGTCGCCGAGCTTCGGGGTCTGGCCGTTGTGGAATTCGGCGAGGTGGACGATGTCGACCCCACGGGCCTTGAACGTCTCGACGAGTCCCGGCGTTTCGAGTTCGCGTGGGAGGCCCGTCGTCCCCTGATCCTTCTGCCGGCGAAGGTATTCGAGAGTGTGCTCGATGTGATAGTGGCTGGTGAACGTCTGATAGCCCGCCAGCACCTTGTATCGGTCGCCTCGCGTGTACTTCGCGACGGCGTCGAGAGCTCTGCGACCGTCGCCCGACGACACCAGCAGGTAGACGCCCAGGTGCTGCTCCGTCCCGGGAGGCGCATTGAACCAGGGGACGAATCGCTTATCCCCAGTAATGGATTGGCGGATCCCGATGCCGTACCCGCTGGTAGAGCCGCCGTAGTCTCGGCCATGCCAGACGAATTTCAGGTTGAACGCCTCGTCCTGGGGGTAGAAGAAGCGATGCGGCTCCGGGAAAACGGCGAGCGCCCCGCCGCTTGACTCGGCCGCGACGGACCGGCCGGCGACCGCGAGAGGAGTCGCCGGAGAGTTCGGATCGACCGCAGCCTTCTTCGGGGCGCGCAACGCATCGTTCCAGACGATCGCCTCCCATCCCGGACTCGCGCCCGCGAAGCCGACATCGTAGACGATCGCCCGTCCGTCCTCCTGCGTGGCGACGACCGCTTCCGCCCGGATCAAGGGACTGTTGCGGTAGAACGTGAACCGAAGGTCCCCGCGAAACGACGCGGCGGAGACCTCGGCGATGCTCACGGTGGTCCTGGAGCCCAGGCTACTCACGACCGCCCGTCGCTTCCCCAGCACGACGGGATAGGTCTGGTGTGGACGCAGAGGAGGGTTGTCGAAGAACGCGACCCACCCAGCCGGGTTCTTCAGATCGCGGCTCCCCACGGTCAGAGTCATCACCGGGTTCAAGCCCGTCGCGACCGGCTTCACGCTCCCTTTTGCCGCTGTCGTCCCGAGCGATTCGATGAGGGGCTTCGCGGGATCGAGGCTGAAGACCGCCGAACCACTCTCGCCGTTGGAGATCGGCCAGGTCACTCGCACACGGTGGTCAGCCTCTTCAACCTGGACGCCCGAGTCGACGGCCCAGGCCTTCGGGAGGTCCAGCCAAAGCGAGCCGACGATGCAGGCCGTCCCGATCAATCGAAGTGTTCGCGTCATCTTCAACCTCTCGGCATTCGGAGTTCATCGCGCGAGGTCATCAACGCCCCGACTCGGCCAGCCACCGTTCCATCGGCGGTCGGCGCGAGGGATCGGCTGCGGCCGATTCGCAGGCAAGGGCGATCGAAAGGAGGGTCGACTCGTCGTACAGGCGGCCTGTCAAGGTGAGGAGACGGGGGGTGGGACGTCCGTCGCGGTCGGTCAGGCCGATGGGAAAGATGACCGAAGGATGGCCGGTGAGGTTGGTGATCGTCAGGTCGGGACTCCCCCAGGCGAGGAAGGCGTCGACCTTCTCGAAGAGCTTGGCCATGTCGTTCATGAGGAGCGTCCGCACCCGCGCCGCGCGGAGGTACTCGACGGCCGGCGTGAGCTGGCCGACGCGGAACGTCTCGGGCCACTCGTTAAGGCCCTCGGTGACGTGCCCGCGCGTCAGGCCGTCAAAGACGGCGGCGGCCTCGGTTCCTAGCATCAGGGAGATTGCCGAGGCCGGGTACCGCGTGGGCAGCTCGATGGGAACCGTCTCGATGCCGACGCCTCGCAGCAGGGCCACCTCTGGGCGATCGTCAACGGGTCGATCCTGGAGGGCGGGGACGCCGACCTTGATCCGGGAGAGATCGACGGCCGGCGGCCACGCGAACGGTTGGTCGACGGCCGTGGGGTCAAGGCCGTCGTGACCGTGGATCGCGTCAAGGATCAGAGCGCAGTCTTCCACCGAGCGGGTGATCGGCCCAAGCTTGTCCATCGTCCACGAAAGCGACATGCAGCCGTGGCGACTCACCCTTCCGAACGTCGGTCGGAGCCCCGTGCAGCCGCAAGCCCGGCACGGTGAGATGATGCTGCCGAGCGTCTCACTGCCGAT comes from the Paludisphaera rhizosphaerae genome and includes:
- a CDS encoding CehA/McbA family metallohydrolase domain-containing protein gives rise to the protein MTRTLRLIGTACIVGSLWLDLPKAWAVDSGVQVEEADHRVRVTWPISNGESGSAVFSLDPAKPLIESLGTTAAKGSVKPVATGLNPVMTLTVGSRDLKNPAGWVAFFDNPPLRPHQTYPVVLGKRRAVVSSLGSRTTVSIAEVSAASFRGDLRFTFYRNSPLIRAEAVVATQEDGRAIVYDVGFAGASPGWEAIVWNDALRAPKKAAVDPNSPATPLAVAGRSVAAESSGGALAVFPEPHRFFYPQDEAFNLKFVWHGRDYGGSTSGYGIGIRQSITGDKRFVPWFNAPPGTEQHLGVYLLVSSGDGRRALDAVAKYTRGDRYKVLAGYQTFTSHYHIEHTLEYLRRQKDQGTTGLPRELETPGLVETFKARGVDIVHLAEFHNGQTPKLGDAERLPQLKLLHEECARLSEKGLLVLPGEEPNVHLGGHWLSFFPKPVYWVLNRQDGQPFVEEVEGYGKVYRVGSADDVLRLMELEDGLMWTAHPRIKGAIGFPDKYKDRDFFRSEHFLGAAWKAMQADLSRPTLGWRVLDLLDDMENWDARKQVLGEADLFRMEPDYETYAHMNINYLKLDASPRFADGWKPVLDVLRGGRFFTTTGEVLIPDLTIGGKPSGQTLGPIGDGPVMLEATLEWTFPMAFAEVVSGEGRRIFRQHIDLTDTEEFGSRKLRIPIDLKNCTWARFEAWDVAGDGAFTQPVWINAEKP